Part of the Neochlamydia sp. AcF84 genome, AATAACAGCTTTTTCCATTTGAACCGTATACGCTGTTCGATAGGTACCTCGGGCATCACTTTGGACGATTTCAACCACGGAACCACTTCCAAATCCCTTAAGAGGTTTAGCGTCTCTATGTTTTTCACCTTTTTGAGCAAGGTATAAAGCGTGACCCATCTCGTTCCTAACTCCATCAGGAAATTCCATAAAGTCTTTTTTGCTAGATCCCATCCAGATAATCAGTTTTTTTGATCCACTATCCCTCTACATGTATATTATCCCAAAACTGGGATAATTCCTCCAGAGGAATCTAATAGCCAATCATAAAAAATATTTATATTTTCTCTATAATCAGCATAGTATTTAGTATAAATTTTTTTTTATCTCTTATCCACTGGAGGATGAACTTCCTCTTTTCTTTACTTGCTAACTCTATAATCCATACTTATAGGATTCTTTTTTACATACCAGAAATCCTTCTGTTGTTTTAGGTCCATAACGTCGTGCACTATGCATTCGGCACGCAATAAGTAGGAATTAGTAAAAGTTGGGTATTTTGAGAAGCTGCTAGGCGTGTCAAATGCCTTAATTTGGTTTATGGAAAATTAGAGGTAGAAATAGTAGATAAAGACATTAGAGCAAAAAATGAGCAAGATGGAAGGTTTATTGTAAAAGCATCGAGGCTAGCTTATAAGGTGCTTATTAATTACTATATTCATCTAGGGCAATTAGAAAAGGCTCAACATATCCTTAAGAAATTTACTGAGGAAATGTTGAGGGGACCTTTTGATGATTCAGCTCAATATCTATTCGAATGCGCTATTGAAGCTATGAGCGAGCTTAGCGAATAAAATTTTGAACAAAACTTACTTTAAAGCTTTTAATTTAAAGGTTATTAATTTTTTTGTAACTCATTTTAATCGTAGATTTTTACTTTTTTTTGCTTCAATTTTGGTTCGATAGTGGGCAAGGTTTCATCTTGGGTCTTTATCTCTTCTTTTTTTAATTTGGACTTAAGATATCTTAGTATTTCATCTTGAGCTTCTAACTCCTGAATCTTAGCTTTATGAGCCTCTATTTCCCACTCCAACCCTAGTAAATTTATAGGGGTTGCTAAGTCTTCTGGCTTTTCTTTTCCTCCCACACTTTCAAGGTGTTTTCTCTTTTTTCCTGATTTTAACTGTTTATGCTTTGCTTCTGCCTCTTGACAAGCTTTTCTCTCAGCTTGTAGCTCTTCTTTATTCTTCTCTTCACTATCTTTTAATCGTTCTGTTAGTAAGCAACTGCAAAGCTCAGAGAGTTCCTGAAATTTAATTTCTAAAATATTTTCTAGCTGCTCTAATACTTGTAAAGCATAACGCTTGATTTTCCAATTTATCTTAATACTAGAGCCTTTTTCTGCAGCACCAGCAAAATAATTTAAACCTGGCCTGTCTTTATCTGCACTTTCAATCAGTGGGACAATGTATTCCTGATGGGGGCTATTTCGAATGGCTTGGGATAGAGCTTCTATAAAAGATAGGGTAACTTTGGTGTTATCCTTGTGAGAATGATATATTTGATAAAGCTCCTCAATATTATTCAAAGTCCTGGCTTCTATTCCTAATAAATGAATCAATTGCACTACTCTTATCCAACTTTTTGGTGTTTCTCTGTATAAATCATTTACCAATTCGCCACCTTGCACTGCAACTCCAATAGGATTCATTTCAGCTGCTTTGGCTGCTATTTTTACAACTTTATTTCCGTAACGCCTCATACCAAACTCAATGCTTTGTTTAGTAATTTCTCTACAACATATTAAAGCAAAATGCGTCTGAACTTGGGCTTGAAGATCATTTTTACAGGGAAGAGTTTTTAGCACTTTGTTGCAAATGCTAATTATTCGCTCTAAAGTTTCTAAATAGATAGTTCTTTTAACTTTGACTGTTTTGTGAAAGGAAAAGGTTATAAATAGATTACATATTTTGCTAAGAGATAGTTTTAAATCATCTTCAAATTGGATAGTATCTAAAGCAAGGACCTCAAATAATACTATAGCAGTAGGAAGAAATACATTATTCGAAAATTTTTCATTGGTGCCTAATTCATTTTGAATAATCTTAACAGCAGCTTCGTAAAGCTTTTCACAGCTTTCTTTCCCCTTGATAATATCAAAGTTTTTAATATGTCCTCGCAGCTCGATTGCTTTCACAGGTAGTTCAATTGCTTGCATGATTGGACTAGATAAGTTAGATGTACTCATTCTTTTTTTCCTTTTAAGTTTGTGTTAGCCCAAATTAGGCGCGCCTTGAAAGTAAGAAATATTTTCATTTTTTTCAAGTCTAAAAATGATTGCCTGCCCATCCTAATTCCCACATTCTGCAAGTTAATTTCCCTTGTCATTCATTTTTGTCAAAGGGGCCTATAAAACCAGTAAAACATGCCTCATGTTAGGGTTTAAATTAAGGATTAATTCTTTTTTATGCTTTTATGTAAAGAGTCTAGGGTAAAATCCAATTCCTTAATTAACATTAACTTGACGCTTCTCCTGTGATTATAATCGTTGAGGTATCTGAAGAAGCCAGCTGAAGTATCATAATCCATTGTATAATTTTGTTCCCCCTTGCAGCAACAATTTTTAAGGTGATTAAAGCCTGTACTACTATACTTTTCCATCGGGTATGTTATCTCACTTTTTTACTTTAAAAAGAACAAGATCAGTCTTTTCTAGGGGAACTTAAGGCAATTTTCAGTTTCAATGATGGTAGTGGGGAGTCGCTACAACCTGCGGAATGTGGAATAAAATAGCGCTTTTAGCCCATCTCTGTCGCTACAAGCTGCGCTACTTACTACAACTGCTAGGAACAGTCCTAAGTGATCAACCACTATGTGTCTTTTCCTATCTTTAACTTTCTTGCCGCTGTCGTATGCAGAGCCCTTTTTTTCAGTTGTTTTGATACTTTGGCCTATCGACTATAGCAGCACTTAAGTTTTGCTAACTTGCCTAAGCTTTGGCGAAGCGATCGCCTTAAATAAGTACTATTTGTTCGAATAAATTACTCTGTTTCCATCTTAAAAATTGAAAATAGACTGATTTCCAAGGAGGAAGATCATGAGGAAGATCTGTCCATTGACAGCCTGTCCTTAAGACATAAAAGATAGCATTAAGCATCTCTCGTCTAGAGTGTATAGGTGGCTTGCCAGCTTTTTTCTTGCATAATATAGGTTCAAGCACCTGCCATTCTTGATTATTTAAATCGCTAGGATAAGGTTTTTTTATCATATTAGGCTCTTGGTTAAGCAGCCTATAAAATCCTTTGATTATGCGCTAAGTGAATTTAACTAATGGCTATTAGAGATTTTCTCTCGAAGAAGAAAAAACGTTGCAATTTTTTTCTTACCAAAATATAAGTAAAATTTTTCATTTGATTAAGACAAAAACGACTCACAAAAAAGTTTCAAAATATTTTATGTGCAAGCTGACGTCGTTATAGCTGTAAAAATGAAAAAAATATTTTTTATCAGTATTTTATCTATTTTTTTACAAAGGAAAATAATAGTGTGGAGCCTCCTACGACTCACTCTCCCTTTCGCCCCCCCCTCGGACAGCAAGAAAAAATAACTGTTAAAAAGCTTTTAGAGTCAGAGGGAGGACTTATGCCAGCAGAAAATGTTAGGCGTTTGGCTGACTGCGTAGAAGTTGTATGCAGAATTTACCATTTCCATCCAGCCCGGAGAGGAACAGGTTTTCTTATCGGACCAGGCCTTCTACTTACTAATAATCATGTCCTTAGAAACAAACAAGATGCTCGAGAGGCACGTGCAGATTTTTTTTATGAAGAGGGTAGAAAGGATGTCGTAGAAGTTAAATTTAATCCTGATGAAGAGCAAGGTGGATGGTTTTATACAAGCCCTGAGCCTGAAAAGGATTCGCCTTTTGAAATCGGTAAACTTGATTTTACTATCGTAGCTCTTAAAGCTCATCCCAAGCTAGATAGGATTTATCAATTGGGATTATCTATGTTTTCACAGTCTTTCCCTAAGGTAAACGGTCCTGCTAATATCATTCAACATCCTCTCATTCAAGAACCAGGAAAGGACGGAACATCATACAAAAAATGGGCTTTTCGTGGTAATCGAATACTAAAAATAAAAAAGCATAAATTCGTTGTTCGTTATGAAACTACTACAATGCCAGGTTCATCGGGAGCTCCTGTATTAGATGATAAAGGAGACGTCTTTGCTATTCATCACGCTAAATATTTGGGCAACGATGACGAAGTGCTATATAATGAGGCGATACTA contains:
- a CDS encoding type II toxin-antitoxin system RelE/ParE family toxin; translated protein: MEFPDGVRNEMGHALYLAQKGEKHRDAKPLKGFGSGSVVEIVQSDARGTYRTAYTVQMEKAVIILHAFQKKSKTGIKTSKQEIDLVEQRLKTALQKSKEWLDTLKLRG
- a CDS encoding transposase yields the protein MIKKPYPSDLNNQEWQVLEPILCKKKAGKPPIHSRREMLNAIFYVLRTGCQWTDLPHDLPPWKSVYFQFLRWKQSNLFEQIVLI